aggAATAAAGCAGTGTGAAAATGAAGAGATTTgaagcaaaataaaataaaacgtagaagaaaaaaaaaagaaaataaacaaaaaagataAAAGGAGGACACCCTTTGGGTATTACAAAAAAGGGGAGAGATATAAGTGAAACAAAAAGAAGCAAGGAATTCGTACTTTGAACGTGAAACGTTACAGGATTTAGCGCCAGGGCCAGTGCCTagcgctgccctggacgctcgaAGCGGGGACTTGTCCTATTTCGTCCGGGACTTAGTTATTTCGGCCCTACACActcccaactcatataaaaggggtcctaaacctattttggagggagAGAACGTTTTTTAGAGTAACTTTTGACCAAGGAAGAGCACAGAGCCGTCGTGGAGGccgggtttcatcttttcttccaccaaacttagtattttttatgtttctttatatgatttgttgttttgctaccatatttatgtggagctaaacttcacgttctagggttgtgattcTTTCATAActattgttatttgaatattgattttaATTTTTTAGTTTATTGTATTAGTGTATTTATTCAAtcctgcacttaattatttaattgattgatcaccaattgaatactatctacgaatctagaattgaactcgaaagtgggaattctagattgcatataggattgagtagggcaagttcttgaacctgggcatcggggaacagattcgcggttaggatagacatatacctaattgccttacttaGTTGATGTACAGGAACTATACATgcgttcttgttagttctaattccataaacatataggcgttaggttagcttgaataggcgagtaagaactcgacagattcttatgagcgaTATTAACCCTATCAatcaataagctagataaattagttagtcaaattaattgaagaatacaatacgaatattagatagcccataaccctagatcactTTAGgtacattgataatataaaaatctgctcttcatTTGCTCAGAgctcattatttattttctttctagtttaattactttagcatCATAATTTTtgggtttaattcttgtttagataattagaatAGTATGATctagttaatagttgataacaagtcctcatgggttcgacactctatcttatcattttattacttgacgaccgcgtatacttgcgcgTGCGATTGGCCGCAACAACCATATTTCAAGGCTTCCAGTGAATATGAACTCTTGTAGTAATGCTTTAATATCCATGTTAGAACAACTGTGGATAACCTTGGTGAGATTTCTATGGCGAAGATCGCCTAAAACTTCACATTCAAGATCAAAACTCTTATTGAGGTCCAAATATGGCGAAGCAGACAAAAACAATTAAGCTCTACAACTCCAATAGAACTTTAATATATACTGTCCTTTAAACTTGTTTATAGGCTTAGCTTATGCTTTAATTAGGAGTTGTTCTGTAATGACATGCGCCTACTTGTcttctctctttttcttcttcataaTTTAAACAAGCAGATGGTATGAACTATGACGTAACTAATGAAGTtgtttctcttctttctttctttttttttttcctgttttTGTTACTATTCGAAATTTTGAAATGGATCTGCACTGGGAATGGTCATGATCGGGGTATTTATAGTTCCTCTTGGGACAATCCAATCCAATTGTTGCATCCTAATACTGCTAAAGAATGGACTCTTAATAGTTATATATACATCTTGTTAATCTGCTCATTATTTGGACCTTTTTTTATCTATAGAATGACTCGCTTCTCACGTACGACTACACTGTAAATTCTGTTGGATGTATTTAGAAATAGAGGCAATATGGAATTTCACAGCATCTAAAAGACTCAAATAAAAATCCCCATAAATATAAACTACAAAGAAACAAATATCTCCCAGTACTTGTAGTTATTTCCATCTCATTTTGAGGTTATCATGTAACAAAATTCATGAATGATAAATTCAAAGTAGAAGCCACCTCGTTATATATCATGATAGGTAGAAATGTATTACAAATAATTCAAGCATGCTTGTTCTTCCTCTATATATTACCGCCTCTTGAGAcgctttatgtttttttttttttaaaaactaacaTGATCAGAGAAGTACTCGAGACAAAGGAATCTTAGTAGCTCATATGTCCCATTTCAACTTAACATAAAAGTTTACACGCCCCTGAGATGATGACAAAAATAAACTGAACAAAAGGACACTATCCTAATACACAACAGGACCTAAACATTAACACTAAGCAGACAAAACATGGAAAACAACCTTAAAGGAACTAGCTATCATCCAAGTAGACGCCCATTAACTCTTTGGTGAGGCTTTTGGAACTCCCCCAGCACTAGGCTGAGCAGACTGGGATGTCGGATTTGCATCATAGATTCCACGTGCACCGACACTACCACTGCCATCAGATGAGTACCCCGCCGGAGGCTGCACATAACCACCAGCATAGGCACTACCGTAAGGTGGCGGCTGCTGCCCATAGCTAGGCTGGGCGATAGGTGGAGCCCCATAGGCTGGTGCACCGTACCCAGGTTGAGCTGTTGGAGTGCCATAAGACGATGGAGCTCTCTGAGCCCCAGAATCACCCTGACCATAACCCGATTGAGCAGTTTGTGGCTGTGGAAACCCGGGCTGCACTGGTGGAGGCTGGGCATAGCCTCCTTGTGCACTAGGAGACTGCAGTGGCTGACCATAAGCTGGCTGACTAGTTGGAGGCTTTTGAGCTTGCGGGGGGCCATACCCAGCTGCTGGCTGGGTGCCATACCCAACTTGGGAAGTAGGTGGCCCGCCATACCCAGCCTGAGTAAACCCTTGAGATGGGTAACTAGGATTAGGGCTGGGCTGCTGGCCAGACTGATATCCTTGTTGACCCGTAGCTGATGACTGAACTGGTGCAGGTGCTTGACTGACATCACTTTGCGCACCATATGAAGTGTTGTTGCCATCAGAAGCTGGGTTTGGTACATTCCCATAACCGGGAGTAGAGCTATAACCTTGCTGCTGATCATAACCAGGACCCTGATAACCAGATTGAGGAGCAGGTGCATGATATCCACCGTAGCCATCTTGGGAATAACTTTGTCCCTGGCTGTAACCTGTGGCTGATAGCTGATTGTAACCATAGGCGGCAGTATCAGTTGAAGCAGCTGCGCCTCCaggtgtttgttgttgttgtggggGTGCCTGCTGACTATAGTAATCATAACCACCTGCCCCACCTGCCTGGGACGTTTGTTGATTTGGTGCAGTTGCCTGGTCCCAACCAGAGGAGGCTGGTTGTGGGGGATAACCAGGGTAGGGTGGTTGAGACATGTTATACTGGGGGGATGGACCTGGGTATGCTCCAGGTTGAAGATAACCATAACCAGGTTGCTGCATCTGCGCACCAGGAGGAGCCCAGCTTGCAGGAGGTCGAGCTTGATAACCTTGTTGAGGATATCCTCCAGACATTCCTGGATTTCTAACACGATTCTGCAGAGGAATTGTTGTCTAAAATGAACCAAGAACAATCTATCCAGTTGCATATTTTAAGACATTTTCAAAGGGCAAAACAAGCACATAGAGATAACATAAACACAGCAGATAAAGCAGCAATATTACCACAATATAATCCCGGTACAACTAAAAAGTTACCAAACTATAGAAAATATGCATCAAGACAAGTGTAGCCGCCTACATACCGTACTGATTGGGTGGTACAAACTCCTGCAGAAGCCCATCTTCATCCAATTTGAAGCGACGGGTGCCATAGCAAGTAGGAAAAACAATACAAATTCTACATAGAGGCAAAATATTTCTAACACAAAAACACTAGCAATGACCGACGACGAAATATAGGCCTTGATGATCCACCTTCATAAAAAGATGATCCAATGGTTTATGCTTTAAGTTGTCAGCAGAGCAATTATATACGTTGAAAGCATTTCATTCCTATATCCTGAACTAAATTAGATATTTCAGGTTCATTGTCATCCAGAATAAACATCATTGAAGATATTAATTTATCCAGGATAAAGACAACAGCACCCCACCATAAGGCTCCAAAGATGAACTCTTAGTCGTcgtgctgtattcatgaataatGAGTTAATGACAAGGAGAAAAGAGCAAGAAGGAAAAATGTGTTATGAAAATGGAGGACACTAGTGAACACCAACAGGAAACAGTATTGGTACATACCGCAGCAGTTTTAGAAGGCAACATATCACTTACCTTGATATAAGGTAACTAGATAAATCAGCCATAAAGACACCGCAAAGCAGAACCTTAACTATCGAAGCTACTAACTGGACTTGCAAGAGAAAGAGCTTAATCTCCAGGGCTATCAGTAAAAGGTTTATGAAAGAAAAAATTGATCTCCAGGGCTATCAACTCAAAGATTTATGAAAAATTCTCAGATATAAGGGATAATCATTTACTGCAGCAACATGAAAAGAGGGGGAGagggagagggggggggggggggggtaagctAATCAATCAACTACTATGGCTCTAGAGATGAACTCTTAGTCGTTGTGCTGTCTTCATGAATAATGACAAGGAGAAAGGAGCAAGAAGGAAAAATGTGTTATGAAAATGGAGGACATTAGTGAACACCAACAGGAAACAATATTGGATACATACAGTTTTAGAAGGCAACATATCACTTACATTGGATATAAGGTAACTAGATAAATAAGTCATAAAGACACTACAAAGCAGAACCTTAACTACCGAAGCTACAAACTGGACTTGCTAGAGAATGAGCTTAATCTTCAGGGCTATCACTCAAAGGCTTATGAAAGAAAAATTTAATCTCCAGGGCTATCAACTCAAAGGTCTATGAAAGATTCTCAGATATAAGGGGATAATCATTTACTGCAGCAAAATAGGGGGGGTAGTAATCAACTACTATGGCACAATAAATCTAACTCTGAAATAAACGAACAACTGTCAAATAAAAGAACACCAATACAACTAGGAACTCACAGCAGCATAAATTATAGCTAACCACATCCTAGAAATAATTCCAGTTAAATTGACCAGTGAAGAAATATTAATATCTCGATTTTGACTCCAACGAGAGAAAAACAATCTCATAAGAACTTAGTCTATTCCCCTGCATCTTCAGAAAAGAAGGTCTCTTTGTTGTCAGTAAGGTTGGAAACCATACCAGAACACTGCTGAGGGAACAACAACAACACTAAATAGTTTCGAGTTGGTGTCACCAATTGTCCAATACACACTAGCCTACAATGTTTCCCAATAACAATATCAGTGACCAGATACAAAACTAACCGATACAGCTTATGTCTTATCCTGATTATAACGAGAAAATTCAAACCAAGTATGATCACAAATCTTATGAATCAAGAATACATCTTAATATTAGAGAAAAATTTTAGATTGGTTTTAGCTACCTTCTTGGAAAGGTTTGTCCACACCTGCCTCACAGAAAATCACCAGAAGTCCAGTAAAACTATTAGACAGATCAATACATAAAATAAGGTTATGTCTAGAACTTTCTATGATCATCATCGATATAATAACTTAAACTACCGTGGACTTCAGACAAGAACCCAACAACCCAACCCTGCAACAAGTACCCGCCTCAATGAACTTGTGAAGAAACTAATCAGAAAGCTGACAGGCACAAGAAGATGCCATATCATACTGCAGATATGTCCTATAGATGGAACATTCACGGAAAATCAATATGGTGTTGTACTGTAGAGTGGTATACCGCACTCTCCGTGACCTATTTGCAAATAGAAAAGAAGCCTATGACTAAAAGGAATAAGAGAGGACCTAATTGCAATTAGAAAAAAGGCATGACCAAAGGAATAAGAATTCTCCCTTCAAAAGTAAAGCAGAACAGGGGCCCATCTCCTTCACACAGGGGTAATTGAAATGAACAAGAGAGTCCCATGGACTGAGCTGTGAATCAAAAAGAAGGCTGCAAAACGATACCTGCAAACTATTTAATTCCAGGGACACAAATAGGACCAAAGACAGCAATACACATTTATCACAATTATAGATGCAAGTGATGACCACCCAGTAGAAGTTAGATTTAGAAACGCTCAGCTTATCATTCATGATGCTTTAGCAACAGAATAAATTTTAAAACACTGTGGTTAGAACAATCCTAATTAAGAATTCAACTAAGCACTCACCACTGCAAAAAAGTTAGACATATTACCTCATAAATTTGCTAAGAGAAGGAAAGCTAAACATCCAGGTAAGTTGCAAATTTTCCACAACATCGAATCGAAGTGCACAGTGAGAAACAACAAATCCATATCACAGAATAAAACATAATCATACAAATGTTAACAGAGTGGAAAGCAATAGATTTAACAGAGTATGCTTCCTCACAAGAAAATAAGCACCAAAAAGATCAACTGTCAGATTGACAGATTATGTAACTACAAGTACCTCACTAGTAACTTCATACACCAGCTGTTTAGCAGCCTCAATCTGTTCACTTGACCCATCAATTTGTACTGTCCTCTCTCTTGATGTATCACCTGGAGGCAAATGTAAAGGAATCACCTGTGACAATTTGGGAAAAGGTAAAACAGCTGACTTCGAATCTCATCTAAACTGATCTGTGTTCCAGACAACGCAAATCACTAGAATCCTTGACAAAACGGCATCACTACTGTTGCGAAAGTTGCACTATTATATGTGAAATGCTTTAGTATTACCTGAATACGAGCTCCAGTAGTTGCTTGCATATTTTTTATGGTTTCACCTCCTTTGCCAATAACAAGACCAACCTAAAAGCATACCAATAGGTCATGAGAGACTAGATAAACTGGAAACAGATTATTGCAGATTAACCAACTACAGCAGTAAAAGTCACCTTGTTGTTGGGGACTTTCATTACAAATTGTTCTGCTCCAGACACCTGTCCAGTTATCCTCCGGGAAACTATGCCAGAACCCCCTGCATCAGCCTATTTGATATGCATTGTGCATAGGTAACACATTCAAAATGGCAGAACCCGTTCAGCTTGGTTTGATTCAAGACACGAGCATTTTAAGGTACAGTATTGTTCATGTATTAACAGATAAAGATTAGTACCTCAGCAAGAACATCACTAATTAATTGTTCAGCCTTAGCAATTTGCTCTGGTGTACCCACGAGCTCAACCCCTCTAGTTGGAGAATTAGGATCAGCATCCATGTCTCTAGTAACCTGAATCTTGGCTCCAGACTGTAGTTGAAGATACTTGATGGTCTCCCCACCTCTGCCTATGATCACTCCAACTCTCACATTTGGTACCTCAATCTTCTTGCTTCCCCCCAGATAACCATATGAACTTGTCACTGCTGGATTAACAGTGGGTTTGTCTGTGGTTCAATAAGAACAAAACATTTAAACAGTAAGTGGACCCATAAGTCCATATCGCTAAGTTGGTTAATAAGAAGAGCATAAGATCATCAAGAGATACAAAGCACATGAATGGTGACCACATTAAAAGATGAAAAGAAACAGCAACCCGCCTCTGTCACTGCCACTAAAAGTTTATAACACAACCTATTGACCTGTAATCATTCACATACATCTCAAAATATTTTCACGATGAAAAATCAACACTTGCAGCAGCTATTCATTTCCAATACTATGTAATTATCA
The DNA window shown above is from Nicotiana tomentosiformis chromosome 8, ASM39032v3, whole genome shotgun sequence and carries:
- the LOC104086484 gene encoding uncharacterized protein; translation: MAEEDVQYASEVGGTNKRKYEDQTTPSPIPRKPTGFSAPISDGSGAAPAVASYNSVPPPMDDFQLAKQKAQEIAARLLNSAAEPKKARVDNGAPVGSPFDSFEHKPTVNPAVTSSYGYLGGSKKIEVPNVRVGVIIGRGGETIKYLQLQSGAKIQVTRDMDADPNSPTRGVELVGTPEQIAKAEQLISDVLAEADAGGSGIVSRRITGQVSGAEQFVMKVPNNKVGLVIGKGGETIKNMQATTGARIQVIPLHLPPGDTSRERTVQIDGSSEQIEAAKQLVYEVTSENRVRNPGMSGGYPQQGYQARPPASWAPPGAQMQQPGYGYLQPGAYPGPSPQYNMSQPPYPGYPPQPASSGWDQATAPNQQTSQAGGAGGYDYYSQQAPPQQQQTPGGAAASTDTAAYGYNQLSATGYSQGQSYSQDGYGGYHAPAPQSGYQGPGYDQQQGYSSTPGYGNVPNPASDGNNTSYGAQSDVSQAPAPVQSSATGQQGYQSGQQPSPNPSYPSQGFTQAGYGGPPTSQVGYGTQPAAGYGPPQAQKPPTSQPAYGQPLQSPSAQGGYAQPPPVQPGFPQPQTAQSGYGQGDSGAQRAPSSYGTPTAQPGYGAPAYGAPPIAQPSYGQQPPPYGSAYAGGYVQPPAGYSSDGSGSVGARGIYDANPTSQSAQPSAGGVPKASPKS